The genomic DNA AGATTGCCGAGTGCGCTATCCTGTGGTTGGACGGCGTAGAGTATCCAGCGGATTGGGGTGCCTCGGCTCAAGCATAAAGGGTCCCCGGAACAAGTTTCTGGGGACCTCAAGCTACCATGAATTATATGTTCAAACCTCTAAAAAATCTTGAAAAAAGGCTAGTAGAGTTGTATTGTTAGCCTAGGTAGCAACCATAACCACCATCGTCGTACGAAAGGGGTGTGGTCATGGTGCAGAAGCTTAACAACTACGAGGGGCCGCCTGGCTCAATGCAGTGCATGCCGGATCTGCCGGAGTGGGTCAGCAGGGGGATGGCCTGCGAGGCTGAGGTGAGAAAGGGGGTGATCACCTGGAAGCCCTGTGGGCGCGGGCACATCCGTGAGGTCACCCGGACCTCAATCGCTCCAGTTAGCGGGTCGCATGATCACCCTGAAAGGTGTGTCAGGTGCGACATGGACTACGTCGAGATCTTCGACACGCTTGACTGGGACGATGAGTCGAGTCGGGTCATTCTCGAACTGGTCTGCAACAACTGCGGCTGGAGTGGCGAAGTACGGCTGACCATAGAACAGGACAGCCGACTGATCGCCATCAACCGCGAGCAGCGCAATCAAGTTGCTCTCGACGACTACAACTGCTTTGCTATGTGGGCGCGACGGTTCACTCTGGCGCTGCGGGAGGGTCACGTCAAGCCCGAAGACTTCTAGCTACCTGATGGGGCGGTCATATGACCGCCCCTGGAACGTTTTTATACCTGGGAAACCGGGATTTAATCAAAATTTAATAATCGTTTGTTAGGCTGTTTTTAAAACTAACTCAAAAGAAAGAGGGGATATGAGTAGCAGTCTAAAAGAGTTTGCGAGCAAAGAAGATATTTGTAGACTTCAGAGGGAAGTGGATCGTCTTGACCAACGAATTGATATTTCCATGGAGCAGCTCGAGGGTAACATTATCGGCAAAATGTCAGCCATGGAGCACCGAATTATGAAAAGTGTGGATAATAAATTTGAAGAGTTTACTATACTTTTTATGCAAGAGCTGGATCGTCGATTTGAAGGCTTTGAAGCAAAAATAGATCAAAAAATTAATTTGCGAACCGGGAAGATTGAAGCTCGATTAGACAAATTCGAGGCCCGTTTTGGCAAACTGGAGTTTCGATTTGATCGGCTGGAAGAGCGCTTTGATAAGCTTGAGGCACGCTTTAATAAACTTGAACAGCGCTTCAACCAGCTAGAAGCCCGGTTCGATAAACTAGAAGCTCGCTTTGACAAGCTAGAAGCCCGTTTCGATAAAATTGAGGATCTTTTGCTAAAAGTACTAAGCGGTCAGAGCCAGGCTAAAACCTAAACGCTTATGCTACAATGTGGCCATGGCAAAAAACTTTCTAGATGAAGAACCAAAAGCGCGCGGATTGTCCCATATGGATGGTTTTAGATTTGGGTTTGGCTTTTTTATAGCAAACTTAATTGGTTTGACGGTCTTGGCGGCACTAACTGCAGCGGTTGGTTATGCTGTTCAGCGGTTGCATTAAACCTGTAGATCTGGTAAATTTGGCACTTGTGGACGCGGGGCTATAGCTCAGCTGGCTAGAGCGCTTGCATGGCATGCAAGAGGTCCAGGGTTCGAATCCCTGTAGCTCCACCAGAAATTATTCTTGTATAATAACCACATGCAAACCTTTTTGCGGCGGCTGGTCGCTAGTCAACTTGAACAGCGAGTCCAGCAGCTAATTCGTAAAAATAAACTCAAAATCGTAGCCGTTACTGGCAGTGTCGGTAAGACTAGCACTAAGCTTGCGATCGCATCGGTGTTGTCGCAAAAGTATCGAGTGTTAGCTCATCAGGGAAATTATAACTCTGAGCTGGGGATGCCGCTGTCAATTTTTGAGCTAGAGGTTCCCGCTTCGCTCAAAAACCCAATGGCGTGGTTTAAGATACTCAACTTAATTGATCAAAAGCTCAAACAGCCATATCCATATGATGTACTGGTGCTGGAGATGGGCGCTGATCAGCCAAACGACATTCAAAAGTTTATGCGCTACATTGAGCCAGATATTGGTATTGTCACAGCAATTGCGCCGGCTCACCTAGAGCAGTTTGGGAGTGTAGACGCAATCGCGCACGAAAAAATGGCCTTAGCACGTGGCAGTCGAGTGGTGCTGCTTAATGCCGAAGATCCGCGGGTGATGGAGGAGTCAAAGAAGTTAGGCCGCGAGGTAAGCACCTATGGCGTGCGCGACGGCAATGCTCACTTTGAAGGCATTACGCGGTTGAAGAACCTGACACTAAATGGTCGCCTGCAGCTAGCTGATGACGAGGTAGCGGTTAAAACCAATTTTGTTGCCGAGCATAGCTTGAGTGCTCTAGCCGCCGCCGCAGCGGTGGGTGAAGAGCTGGGCTTGAATGGCAATGAGATCAAGGCTGGCATTCAGACCTTTGAGTCGGTTTCGGGTCGCATGCAGGTGTTTAATGGGGTGAATGGCTCAACCATTATTGATGACACCTATAATTCTAGCCCTCGAGCAGCCACGGCGGCGGTGGCCGAGCTGCTACGCCTGCCAACCGAGGGTCGTCGTATCGCGGTGCTCGGCACCATGAACGAGCTTGGTGACGCCGCGACTGAGGCCCACCGTGAGTTAGGCCGCGTGGCCGCTAAGGTCGATTTGCTGGTCACAATTGGCAAGCTAGCCGGTGATTACATTACTGCCGGCGCGGTTGAGGCGGGCATTGATGATGCCAAAATTAAGAACTTTATGTCCCCGTACAAAGCCGGTGAGTTTTTAAAGAGCGAGCTGAATCAAGGTGATTTGGTTTTGGCTAAGGGCTCTCAAAACGGTGTGTTTGCCGAAGAGGCGGTGGCGCTAATTTTGGCCGACCCTAAAGATCGCAAAAGGCTTGTGCGTCAGAGCGAATCGTGGGAACGTAAAAAGCAAGAACAGTTTAAGGTCCAATAGGAATATATGGAACGCCTCCAAAAACTACTTTTAGCGCCGGTAAAAATCCTTTCGCGCGGCATCCCGTCTCGACTACTACAGTCAAATATTGCAGTTGATAAAAAATACCTTGAGCGGATCAGTCGAGAGCACAAGATTGAGCGTGATTGGTATGAAAAAGTACCGAGCTTTCCTACGAACTCAGACATAATAGATGCTGCCAATAAGGGCGTGTTAGTAAAAGTAGTTGAAACCCCAGACTACTTACCTATAATGCGTTTGCGCAATCCTAAACTACACGATGAGTATCCGCCATACCTAACTAAGGCTTCAGCAGCTCTTTTAGGCCAGATTACTGCCGAATGGCGCAAGCGAATGCTGGCAGAAGGTTTTGATAAAAATGTTCGGCTGGCGGTTACTAGCCTAACTCGATCGCAGGAGTATCAAGATCAAATTGTGGCATCCGGGAAGATGGCGCTATCGGATGGACCGCACTTGCGTGGTGAGGCTTTTGATATTGATGGCTGCGGTTATTACGTGGGAGACAAGCCGGTTAACCCTCGTCAGAAAAAGGTAGGTGGGGAGTTTCATAAAGCCTTTGAACAGATGGATGCCGGTCTTCCGGAGCCAGAACTAATCGACTATTCTGAGTATCAGCCACGAATTCATGAGATTTTGCATGAGGTCCTTAATGACCTGATGGCTAAAAACAAACTACATTACCTACATGAGTTTCCAAATACCAACAATACGGTATTCCATGTAGCACGTAATCCAAACGCCTCATAGATATCTCATCCCATCTGATTTTCTGCTACAATAAGCCGTAATGAAACGTTATAGTCCAAAGGAAATTGAACCCAAGTGGCAAAAGATTTGGGAAGAGACCAAGCTGTATCAAACCAGCGATGATGATCCTCGCCCAAAATGGTACCAACTGGAATTCTTTCCCTATCCATCTGGCGTAACCATGCATGTTGGCCACGTCCGCAACTATGTTATATCGGATGCGTTTGCTCGATATAAGCGCATGACTGGCCACAATGTGCTTCACCCGATGGGGTGGGATGCCTTTGGTTTGCCGGCCGAGAATCAAGCGATTAAGACGGGCTTGCCAGCGCGTAAATCAACCGAGCAAAACATTGCCGTGTTTAAGCGTCAGCTAAATCAAGTTGGCCTGTCGTATGACTGGAGTCGCGAGATCAACTCGTCAGAGCCAGATTACTATCGCTGGACACAGTGGCTGTTCCTATTATTCTACGAGCGCAAACTTGCCTATAAAGCCGAGTCGGCAGTTAACTGGTGCCCACACGACAAGACCGTGCTTGCAAATGAACAAGTCATTAAAAAAGATGGTAAGAATGTTTGCGAGCGGTGTGGGCATGAAGTTGAGAAGCGCAACCTGTCGCAGTGGCTCTTTAAGATTACCGATTATGCTGATCGCTTACTGGAAGACCTTGAGAAGATTGATTGGGCCGACAACGTAAAGGCAATGCAGCGCAACTGGATTGGGCGAAGTGTTGGCGCTGAAGTTGAGTTCAAGTTGAAAAATGGACCTCAGGATGAGCTCGTCGCCTTTACTACTCGCGCCGACACCTTGGCGGGTGCTACCTTCCTAGTGATTTCACCCGAGTTGGCTCAGACCTGGGTCGAAAAGGGATGGAAGGCGTCAGCGGAGGCTCAAGAATATATTACGGGCGCAGTAAGTAAATCGGAAATTGAGAGGCAAGAGACCGACCGTAAGAAGACCGGAGTAAATACTGGAATTATCGCAGTCAATCCTCTTACTAAGGAAGAAATACCGGTATGGGTGGCCGATTACGTGCTGGGTGGGTATGGCACCGGTGCGATCATGGCGGTACCGGCTCACGATCAGCGTGACAATGAGTTTGCGCAGGCCTTTGAGCTGCCAATTAAGACTGTGATTGAGCCAATTACTGGTACTCCGCAAAAAGATCCGGTGTTTCGTCGCAGTATTGTAGCGCTTGTTGAGGATCCTGAGACTGGCGATGTGCTATCTATCAAATGGAATACTCAGCACGGAGAAAACTACCTTCTAGTTGGAGGTGGGGTGGAGGAAGGCGAGGATCTAATTGAGGCTGCTCGCCGCGAAATAGCCGAGGAGACAGGTTATACCGATGTTGAGTTTATTGAACAGATGGAGAATGTACATCACAGCTACTTTGCATCTGCTAAAAATATTCCGCGTGAAATCATTGCGACTGGTCTGAAATTTAAGCTTAAGAGTCACGACAAACAACCTTTGCAGCTTGAAGCAAGCGAGCAAGGTCGAATGGTTGCAGAGTGGCTAACCCCGAAGCAGTTTAGTAACCTTGTAACGGATGAGCTACATCAAAGAGTATTTGAACGGCTAATGTTTGGCACGATTTACAGTGGCGAAGGTATCATGACGAGCTCAGGCACCTATGACGGCCTGAGCTCAAGCGAAGCGCGTAAGAAAATCACGGCCGAGGTTGGTACTGAGCGAGTTAACTATAAGATGCGAGATTGGCTGATTAGTCGTCAGCGTTACTGGGGCGCACCGATTCCAATTATTCACTGTCCAAAGTGCGGTATCGTTCCGGTGCCAAAAGACCAGCTCCCCGTTGAACTGCCCGAGCTTGAGTCTTATCATCCAAGCGATGATGGTCGTTCTCCGCTGGCGCGAGTTAAGGAGTGGCTACATACCGAATGTCCACAGTGTGGCGGCCCAGCTGAGCGCGAGACCGATACTATGGATACATTTGTTGATTCAAGCTGGTACTTTTTGCGCTTTACGGATCCAAATAATGACAATGCACCATTTGATGGTGTAAAGGCCAATCATTGGCATCCTGTAGACACCTATGTCGGTGGTGTAGAGCACGCGGTGGCTCACCTTTTGTTCGCGCGATTCTGGACCAAAGTTCTGCATGATGCCGGGCTGATTAATTTTGAGGAACCGTTTAAACGCTTACGTAATCAGGGTATGATCGGCGGTAGCGATGGCCGCAAAATGGGTAAACGCTACGGTAACGCCGTAACCCCTGATGATTTAATTGACCAGGGTTATGGCGCAGACGCCCTACGTCTATATGAACTATTTATTGGCCCGTATGATCAGGGGGTCGACTGGAATCCGACTGGTATTGATGGCACTAAGCGCTTTTTGAATCGGGTGTGGGCGCTGACACAAGAGCATCTCGAGGCCCGCAATGAGGGAGAGAGTGGTGATAGTAAGCTTGAGACCGCGCTTGCGGTTACGGTTCACAAGGCCATTAAGAAAGTCACCTTCGACTTGGAGCAGTTTGGTTTTAACACCGCCATCGCCGCAATGATGGAAACGGTTAATGAGATGTATAAGCTCAAGACCGAACTGCCGCTTGGGAGCGAGGCTTGGCAGCAAAACTTGAAGTTGCTGGTACAGATTTTAGCCCCATTTGCACCCCACATTACCGAGGAGCTGTGGCAGCAGCTGGGCGGTGAGACTAGTGTGCATGTGGCCAGCTGGCCGGCCTTTGATGAAAAGCTCGTGCAGGACGAACTGGTCACGGTGGTGGTTCAGGTGAACGGTAAGGTTCGCGCTAAGCTTGAGGTTGGCGCTGATGCCGGTGAAAATCAGGTGAAGGAGCTGGCCGAGAAGAGTGACTCAGTCAAAGCCCAGCTGGAAGGCAAAGAGATTGTGAAGACAATCTATGTCCCGGGTAAGATCCTTAACCTAGTTGTAAAGTAGAAAGCTTTGTTTTAAAATACAAACAGTTTCGTAGGCATAAAAGCGCGGTTTCGACCGTGCTTTTATGCGTCTGGTGGAGCTACCGGGGATCGAACCCGGCGACATGGTTTCGTAGGCCTTACCGCGACACCAGCCGTAGCCCCCTACTTTGCTCCAACCAGACATATAGACCATATCAGCCCGGCATTAACAGATTCTTAAGCCGCCCAACCCCTTGCGATTTTTGCTAAATCGTCGTATTATACTGCCCAAGAGCGCATGCACATAGACGTTAACGACATCTTAAGGCAAGGGGAAGGCTCAATTACCGACTTTAAGGTCGATAATGAGAGTCCGGAGCTTGCTGATGTAAAGTTAGCGCAGCCGCTCGCCGGTAGCCTACGGATAATGGGGACTCGCGACGGTGTGCTAGCCATCGGTGATTTGCAGACCGCTGTCGAGCTGGAATGCGGTCGCTGTTTGCGCACTTTCACTCACTCGCTTGAGCTGCCGATCCGGGCCGAGTTCGCTCGTAACCCCGACGAAGATAGCTTCCCAATTGATAGTAAAGGTACTATTGATCTGGACGAGCCGGTTCGGCAAGAGCTGATTCTACAGCTACCGATCCAACAGCTTTGCAAAGACGACTGTGAGAGCTTACAATTAAAGGAAACAAAGGACTCCAATGGCCGTTCCTAAAAAACGTACGAGTAAAACTCGCCGCAATCAACGCCGTAGCCACGATGCGCTTAAAGCGCCAGCGCTACAGCTTGCCAGCGATGGCAGCCTGGCTCCTCGCCGCCTGCACAAGGCAATCAGCTTGGGCCTAACTAAATTAGTGAGGCGGGAGCGCTAAAGCATGGCCTCTAACCGACATCTCGGTCGAATCGTTGCCATGCAAACATTGTATGAATACGATTTTCGCGAGAATGCCGGTGCCGATGTCGATAAAGCCGCCATCATTGATCGTAACTTTGGCGAGTTTGCCAACGCGATTGATGACAAAAACTTTGTTTACGACATCGTTGAGGGCGTTCAGGCTCACCAGCAAGAAATTGACGACATGATTGGCCCGGCTGCACCAGAGTGGCCGGTTGATCAAATTGCCAAGATCGATAAGATCATTTTGCGCATTGGCGTGTATGAGCTTTTGTTTAAGCGCGAGGTTCCCCCAAAGGTGGCTATTAATGAGGCGGTCGAACTAGCCAAGGCCTTTGGTGGCGAGAACTCTAGTAAATTTGTAAACGGCGTACTTGGTACCATTTACCGTGGAAGCGATGTCTACGAACCAGAAGAAGAAAAGAAAGCAGACTAAATCAAAGCGTCCCGCTCGCACCAAGGCGGTACGTGAGTTTACGGCGGGCGGAATGGTGTTCCGCCGGGTCGGCGCTAGTGATATTGATATTTTGATGATCCAGGATCGGCTGGGGCGCTGGACCATACCAAAAGGCCACGTAGAGGAGGGCGAGAGTCTGGAACAGACCGCCGTGCGTGAGATCGGCGAAGAGACCGGCTTAACCAAGCTTTCAATTAAGGATAAGCTGGATAAGATTCACTTTTTTTACCGCAAAGAGGGCAAACTGATTTATATGACCACTCATGTGTTCTTGATTGAAGCGCTTGGTGATACCGACACATTGATACCTGAAGATAGCGAGGGTATTGTTGACGCTAAGTGGTTTGACCGGGCCGAGGCGCTGAAGCTGATTGAGTATAAAGACACCGAAAGGCTGTTTAATATGGGCTTAGAAAAGCTGGGGTTGGCATGAGTAATGTAAAGGTGGAGGCGAATTTAGACGCGCTGGAGCAGGAGCTCGAGCTAGAGTTTGCCGATCGCAGTTTACTCGAACGGGCCTTCATTCATCGTTCTTACCTCAATGAGCATCCTAATTTGGGTCTGGAGCACAATGAGCGCCTGGAGTTCTTGGGTGATGCGGTCTTGGAGCTAGTCGTAACCGATTATCTGTATAAGAACTACCCCAACCCCGAAGGAGATTTAACCAACTGGCGCAGCGCCCTGGTTAAGACCGAGTCGCTAAGCGAGGTGGCCGCAAAGCTCGACTTTGATCGCTACCTGCAGCTCAGCCGCGGTGAGGCTAAGGGCAACGCTCGCAGTCGCGCTCTAATTCACGCCAACTGCGTGGAGGCATTAATTGGTGCCATTTACCTTGATCGCGGTTACGACGAAGCCAAGCGCTTTATTAGTAGCCATATTGTTAGCCGGCTGCAAAGCATCCTAGAAGAGGGCAGTTGGGTTGATCCAAAAAGCCGTTTTCAAGAACTGGCCCAGGAGCGTGAGGGGCACACGCCGCACTATAAGGTGTTAGATGAGGCCGGGCCAGATCACGACAAGGTGTTTGAGGTTGGCGTTTACGTCGGCCAACGCTTGTGCGGCAAGGGAAAGGGCTCAAGCAAGCAGGCGGCTCAACAGCAGGCGGCAGCCAACGCGCTGAAAGCTTACGAAGCCAACAAGTAGAGATATCCCTTAATAAAGACAAAAAACGGTTGTAAGTATAACCGTATGTGTGGTATTACTAAGTTGCGACGCGCCAAGGCATTATCCCTTTCCGCGCCGGGCACTATCCTGTGACCCAAGGAGGTGGTTCGGTGTTTGCCGTAACCACAAGCTGGATTCGCCCCTTGTTTGGGGTGGCAGTTGCAGGAGCTGCTTTGGTTCGTTCGATCCAGGACGAGCTCAGCAGAGAGTGGACTCCTGCAGACAGCCCGCCTCCGGTTCGATTCCCGCGTGCCAGCATCACGCATTACGGAACCCCACCTGAAGCAGCCAAGGTCGAGCGGGTGGCCTAGCCTCCTATATGCGCCTCACTCGGTTGGTATTGAGTGAGGCGTTGATCGTCTTTATGGCTACAGGTTGACAAACCTGGCGCATATCTGTAAAATCGACCTCATTGTTAAGAGATACAACTCACTCATATGTTAGTAATTCGCTTGGCCCGTGGTGGCCGCACCAAATACCCAGTTTACCGAGTCGTTGCGGCTGAATCTTCACGCGCCGCTACCGGCAAATTTATTGAGGTACTTGGCTCATACAACCCTCACACCAAAGAAGTTAAGCTCGACAAAGAAGCGATTGAACGTCGCTTAGCTCATGGAGCTCAGCCTTCAAACTCAGTTGTTAGGCTGCTGATGCAGGAAAAGATTGAGCTGCCTTCCTGGGTTAAACTTAAAACCAAACAGTCTAAGCCTAAGAGCGAGCCAGAGGAAAAGCCGGCTGCCGAGGCGCCAGCCGAAGATGCCCCAGTGACCGAAGAAGCAGAAGCTGAAGCACCGAACGAAGAAGCCAAATCGGATACGCCAGAGCCTCAAGCTGAGACCGCGACCGAAGAAGATAAGCCAGCCGAAGACTCCGACAAGGCATAAGCTATATCAAATCGCCAAAGTGCGGTATGATGTACAGTATCAAGAAGGAAACCTCACTTCATGGCAGATCTGCGCGAAGACTTTGTTAATTATGTAGTTAAAGCCCTAATATCAAATCCAGATGCTGTTGAGCTGAAGCGCGTACGCGATGATAAGGGTGAATACTTGGAGCTCCATCTGGACGCCGCCGACATGGGTAAGGTTATTGGCAAGGCCGGAGCTACCGCCAAAAGTATCCGTACGTTGTTGCGCGGCGTGGGTGCTAAGGATGGTCTAGCACCGTTGCCGCTCAAGATTGTTGACCCGGAGGGTGGCCCAAGTGAACGAAATGAGGCACCAGCTGAAAGCCAAGAGGCAACCGATGCCGATCCAGCGCCGGCGGAAGAAGACGAGATAGCGACCCGTCACGCTCAAACCAAGCGTGAGGCGGAGGAGCTAGCCGACCTCGAGCTGTAAGCCAATGCGAATCGATATTATTACGCTTTTCCCTGGTATGTTTAAGGGGCCGTTCGACATGAGTATGCTGTGGAAGGCTCAAGATCGTGGGTTGGTACATATTCATCTTCACGATTTGCGCGAATTTGGGCTTGGCCCTCGTCGCACCGTTGATGATACCACCTACGGCGGCGGTGACGGCATGCTGCTAAAGCCCGAGCCCGTGGTGGCGGCCATAGAGTCAGCCAAAAAAGATAACCCCGAGGCAACGGTGATCGCTTTATCGCCTCAAGGGGTGCAGTTTAAGCAAAATCTGGCCGCGGATTTATCGGCTAAAAAAGGTCTAATTTTAGTAGCCGGACATTATGAGGGGTTTGATGAAAGAATTATTAAGTATGTCGATATTGAGTTATCGGTGGGCGACTACGTATTGACCGGAGGCGAGCTGCCTGCCATGACGCTGGTTGATACGGTGGTACGCTTAATCCCGGGCGTTCTGGGGGGCGAACAAAGCGCTCACGTGGAATCGTTTAGCGACGGCTTACTTGAATATCCACAGTACACTAGACCGGTTGAGTTTAGGGGCGACAAGGTACCTGAGGTGTTGCAAAATGGTCATCATGCCGAAATCGAGCAGTGGCGCAAGCAGCAAGCGCTAATTAAAACCAAGCGTAACCGCCCAGACTTACTTAACGAGCGGTCATAGCGGCGTAAACATCCTGGCTTAGTTGCTTAAAAGCAGTCGAGGCTGAACCGCCATTCTTCCAGGGGCCGCTTAATCCGGCGATAACATACTGGCCTTGCGCAGTATAAACAATGCCGGCATCGTGTATGTAGCCGCTAAGATCACCGGTTTTATGGGCGATTACGGTACCGGCTGGTAGGCCCGTGGGAAACCGATTGTTAATGGTTTGGTTTTTAAGGTTGTTGATGAGCTCGGCCGAATATGTAACGCCAACCAGCTCCCCGCGGTAGAGGCGTTGGAGCAGCAGGGCGGTGTCGTGAGCGCTGGTTTGCTGGGTGCCGTAAGCGCGCAAGTAGGTGTTAGCGTAACCTAGTTGGTGCAGTCGAGCGTTTTGCTTGTCCCAGCCCGCCACCGTGCCTAGCTTTTCGCCGCATAGGTTATCGGAGATTGTGATCATTAACTTTAAGCACTGGCTATAGCTTTTGCCCGTTCCTGGGACAGTTGATTTTGCCTTAATGGTCCCGGCTTGAAGCTTTTTGTAAATTGCTTCAGCTACAAACAGCTTATAAATACTAGCGCTGGTAAAAATATGGTCCTGATTAACTCCAGCGGTTTCCCCAGTTTGAAGATCAATAACTACAACCGCACCGGTGCCGCCTGCCTGGTTGGCAAAGTTAGCCAGCGGGGCGGCTAAGCGAGTTTGGAGCGGTTCGGTGGGAGCTGGTGCCGGCTGAGCGGCTGGAGTGGTCGTTGGTGACGATTCGGCCGTAGCTACCGGTTGGGTGGTAGGTAGAGGCTGAATAATCGCCTCGGCTTGCTGCGAGTGGGTGTAGTAGTCCCAGCCGAACGCGGTTAAGGCTCCTATTAGCGCTAAAAAGCCGATTACAAATAAAAGCTTAGAGCCAAAATTTGAATGATGATTGGTTGGTCCAATTTGGTACTTGTCGTAATCTAGCGATCGGGCGATCGGGCGAGCTTTTGGGGCCGCTACTATCGGCTTTGGACTTGCAATAATTCCATCAACACGCTGACCCACCATAACTGCATTGTAGTTATGGTTGAGTGGTTACTCAAGCGTTGGTTCAAAAACTTGCCTAACAAAGGCTCGGCAGGAGCGCCAAGGCGATCGGGGTAAAAGCCTTAATGGCCAGACAAAGCTGAACAGGGTTAGCATGTGCTCAATGGGCAGATAGCGGGCTGCAACTCGCCCATTTGCCGACTTGATTCGTTGAACAAAGGTTTTGGCGTAACCAATTTTTACAATTGGGTCAAAGTAGCCGTGAACAACTAGGGCGGGGGAGAGCGTGCTAGGCAGCTGCTTGCCAATACGCCAGGGTTCAGATAGATCTTTAAGCGGGAAGATTGGTTGGAGATCGGGACGTGGATAAAAATCGTACGGGCCCGACAGGCCAATAAAGCCCTTAAGGACTTGGCGAGAAAGCCCGGTTTTCTCCCAGTAACCAGGCAAGTAAGCCAGGGCGCTGGCAGTGTGGGCGCCGGCAGAATGTCCGGCAATCACAACCCGCTGAGGGTCGCCACCATACTCGCTAATTTGCTCGTCGACCCATTTTATCGCTAGCGCAGCATCATCAACAAAGGTCGGGTAGCGTATTTGAGGGTACTTA from Patescibacteria group bacterium includes the following:
- a CDS encoding NUDIX domain-containing protein, giving the protein MKRYSPKEIEPKWQKIWEETKLYQTSDDDPRPKWYQLEFFPYPSGVTMHVGHVRNYVISDAFARYKRMTGHNVLHPMGWDAFGLPAENQAIKTGLPARKSTEQNIAVFKRQLNQVGLSYDWSREINSSEPDYYRWTQWLFLLFYERKLAYKAESAVNWCPHDKTVLANEQVIKKDGKNVCERCGHEVEKRNLSQWLFKITDYADRLLEDLEKIDWADNVKAMQRNWIGRSVGAEVEFKLKNGPQDELVAFTTRADTLAGATFLVISPELAQTWVEKGWKASAEAQEYITGAVSKSEIERQETDRKKTGVNTGIIAVNPLTKEEIPVWVADYVLGGYGTGAIMAVPAHDQRDNEFAQAFELPIKTVIEPITGTPQKDPVFRRSIVALVEDPETGDVLSIKWNTQHGENYLLVGGGVEEGEDLIEAARREIAEETGYTDVEFIEQMENVHHSYFASAKNIPREIIATGLKFKLKSHDKQPLQLEASEQGRMVAEWLTPKQFSNLVTDELHQRVFERLMFGTIYSGEGIMTSSGTYDGLSSSEARKKITAEVGTERVNYKMRDWLISRQRYWGAPIPIIHCPKCGIVPVPKDQLPVELPELESYHPSDDGRSPLARVKEWLHTECPQCGGPAERETDTMDTFVDSSWYFLRFTDPNNDNAPFDGVKANHWHPVDTYVGGVEHAVAHLLFARFWTKVLHDAGLINFEEPFKRLRNQGMIGGSDGRKMGKRYGNAVTPDDLIDQGYGADALRLYELFIGPYDQGVDWNPTGIDGTKRFLNRVWALTQEHLEARNEGESGDSKLETALAVTVHKAIKKVTFDLEQFGFNTAIAAMMETVNEMYKLKTELPLGSEAWQQNLKLLVQILAPFAPHITEELWQQLGGETSVHVASWPAFDEKLVQDELVTVVVQVNGKVRAKLEVGADAGENQVKELAEKSDSVKAQLEGKEIVKTIYVPGKILNLVVK
- the rpmF gene encoding 50S ribosomal protein L32 — translated: MAVPKKRTSKTRRNQRRSHDALKAPALQLASDGSLAPRRLHKAISLGLTKLVRRER
- the nusB gene encoding transcription antitermination factor NusB produces the protein MASNRHLGRIVAMQTLYEYDFRENAGADVDKAAIIDRNFGEFANAIDDKNFVYDIVEGVQAHQQEIDDMIGPAAPEWPVDQIAKIDKIILRIGVYELLFKREVPPKVAINEAVELAKAFGGENSSKFVNGVLGTIYRGSDVYEPEEEKKAD
- a CDS encoding NUDIX domain-containing protein; this translates as MSTNQKKKRKQTKSKRPARTKAVREFTAGGMVFRRVGASDIDILMIQDRLGRWTIPKGHVEEGESLEQTAVREIGEETGLTKLSIKDKLDKIHFFYRKEGKLIYMTTHVFLIEALGDTDTLIPEDSEGIVDAKWFDRAEALKLIEYKDTERLFNMGLEKLGLA
- the rnc gene encoding ribonuclease III; this encodes MSNVKVEANLDALEQELELEFADRSLLERAFIHRSYLNEHPNLGLEHNERLEFLGDAVLELVVTDYLYKNYPNPEGDLTNWRSALVKTESLSEVAAKLDFDRYLQLSRGEAKGNARSRALIHANCVEALIGAIYLDRGYDEAKRFISSHIVSRLQSILEEGSWVDPKSRFQELAQEREGHTPHYKVLDEAGPDHDKVFEVGVYVGQRLCGKGKGSSKQAAQQQAAANALKAYEANK
- the rpsP gene encoding 30S ribosomal protein S16 translates to MLVIRLARGGRTKYPVYRVVAAESSRAATGKFIEVLGSYNPHTKEVKLDKEAIERRLAHGAQPSNSVVRLLMQEKIELPSWVKLKTKQSKPKSEPEEKPAAEAPAEDAPVTEEAEAEAPNEEAKSDTPEPQAETATEEDKPAEDSDKA
- a CDS encoding KH domain-containing protein, with product MREDFVNYVVKALISNPDAVELKRVRDDKGEYLELHLDAADMGKVIGKAGATAKSIRTLLRGVGAKDGLAPLPLKIVDPEGGPSERNEAPAESQEATDADPAPAEEDEIATRHAQTKREAEELADLEL
- the trmD gene encoding tRNA (guanosine(37)-N1)-methyltransferase TrmD, producing MRIDIITLFPGMFKGPFDMSMLWKAQDRGLVHIHLHDLREFGLGPRRTVDDTTYGGGDGMLLKPEPVVAAIESAKKDNPEATVIALSPQGVQFKQNLAADLSAKKGLILVAGHYEGFDERIIKYVDIELSVGDYVLTGGELPAMTLVDTVVRLIPGVLGGEQSAHVESFSDGLLEYPQYTRPVEFRGDKVPEVLQNGHHAEIEQWRKQQALIKTKRNRPDLLNERS
- a CDS encoding serine hydrolase → MVGQRVDGIIASPKPIVAAPKARPIARSLDYDKYQIGPTNHHSNFGSKLLFVIGFLALIGALTAFGWDYYTHSQQAEAIIQPLPTTQPVATAESSPTTTPAAQPAPAPTEPLQTRLAAPLANFANQAGGTGAVVVIDLQTGETAGVNQDHIFTSASIYKLFVAEAIYKKLQAGTIKAKSTVPGTGKSYSQCLKLMITISDNLCGEKLGTVAGWDKQNARLHQLGYANTYLRAYGTQQTSAHDTALLLQRLYRGELVGVTYSAELINNLKNQTINNRFPTGLPAGTVIAHKTGDLSGYIHDAGIVYTAQGQYVIAGLSGPWKNGGSASTAFKQLSQDVYAAMTAR
- a CDS encoding alpha/beta hydrolase, translated to MRPLTRWRIGNQLPYGPDRLMKLNVYRAPGPPPTQPLPVVVFWHGGTWKNGGLWRYGFVGRALAKMGVVAVLVGYRKYPQIRYPTFVDDAALAIKWVDEQISEYGGDPQRVVIAGHSAGAHTASALAYLPGYWEKTGLSRQVLKGFIGLSGPYDFYPRPDLQPIFPLKDLSEPWRIGKQLPSTLSPALVVHGYFDPIVKIGYAKTFVQRIKSANGRVAARYLPIEHMLTLFSFVWPLRLLPRSPWRSCRAFVRQVFEPTLE